In Schistocerca americana isolate TAMUIC-IGC-003095 chromosome 7, iqSchAmer2.1, whole genome shotgun sequence, a single genomic region encodes these proteins:
- the LOC124622929 gene encoding pre-mRNA-splicing factor 38B-like — MDGQQVCNDSKLYKKSTSKEEKKNNVLQLWGNERTMNLNPLILENIRTSYYFKVNLRKLKTYHEVVDEIYYRVGHLEPWEKGSRNTTGLTALCGGVRGVGAGGIVSSAYCLLYKMFTLKMTRKQVNGLITHPDSPYIRGLGFMYIRYTQPPQDLWEWFEPFLNDKEEIDVKAGGGHVMTIGDMLKRFLTKLQWFSTFFPRIPQPIQQTIDRKLPVLTTRTRNEFRGNGTTRRNSFKEYHTAAKVEKGKTAISSNSCNSEKESSASSKKRRHSFEYNVQNTNRRAKERRCN, encoded by the coding sequence ATGGATGGTCAGCAAGTGTGTAATGATTCGAAGCTGTACAAAAAATCCACAtcgaaagaagagaagaaaaacaaCGTATTGCAACTGTGGGGAAACGAACGTACAATGAATTTAAACCCACTCATCTTGGAAAACATACGAACTTCGTATTACTTTAAAGTGAATCTTCGCAAGTTGAAAACGTACCACGAAGTCGtcgatgaaatttattacagagttGGTCACCTAGAACCGTGGGAAAAAGGAAGCCGAAACACAACTGGGTTAACGGCACTGTGTGGAGGTGTTAGAGGGGTTGGTGCGGGAGGGATTGTATCATCAGCTTACTGCTTACTGTATAAAATGTTTACGTTAAAAATGACTCGAAAACAGGTCAATGGTTTGATTACTCACCCTGATTCCCCTTACATTAGAGGTTTAGGTTTTATGTATATCAGATACACACAGCCTCCACAAGACTTATGGGAATGGTTCGAGCCATTTTTAAACGACAAAGAAGAAATTGATGTAAAGGCAGGAGGGGGCCACGTTATGACAATAGGAGATATGTTAAAAAGATTTCTGACAAAACTGCAATGGTTTTCCACATTCTTTCCACGAATTCCGCAGCCAATACAACAGACGATCGATAGGAAATTACCGGTACTGACGACAAGGACACGAAACGAATTTCGGGGCAATGGAACGACTCGGCGTAATTCTTTTAAGGAATATCATACAGCTGCAAAAGTAGAAAAGGGAAAGACCGCCATTTCCTCGAATTCGTGTAATTCAGAGAAAGAAAGTTCAGCTAGTTCCAAGAAAAGGCGACATTCATTTGAATACAACGTCCAGAATACAAATAGAAGAGCAAAGGAAAGAAGGTGTAATTAA